In Anthonomus grandis grandis chromosome 17, icAntGran1.3, whole genome shotgun sequence, the DNA window GCATCGAACTAAAAATGCAGGAATTGCATAGAAATAACTCAAGATTACAAATTTTCTGACAACTAaacaggaatttaaaaaaataaaatttatttcaggaaAACGCAGTGGCGTActgttcttattaaaaaatatttacgatataAACTCCTTAGCGACGCCactggtaaaaattaatttttttcttgtacatCAAAAAGTGCCTCCTGATGCCTAAAACacatctgcaaattaaaaaaaaaatctatattggcagtaaatttattttaaaaaaaaagcacttttttacatttttaatagtcTGTAGATTCGAAAGCAAGACGTTTATGACATAcattcacataaaaaaaattagggtttGTCGGTAGAATTCCTGGTATATGCATATTGTCACACGCGAGATTGCTCAATAAAAGTTTCGTGGTTCACGCGTCTCGAGCTAGGGAGTAGTAAAGTTGTTAAAGTTAAGAACATCAAATAGACGTCAAAGAAACTTGAAATTTGAAATCAGTAAACTTCTTAGTTTAAATACTATTGCGACTACAACATCCTCTctatttgaaggtatttttttcAGGAACATAAATATTACCGAGTGCCACCATACAGCAACGATTTTAGCAAAGAAAATATGATTGaagtgtttaagaaaatagcaGATCGAGAAGAGGACGACTTACAAACTCAGGATATGGAGATTGCTAATGACGATTCTATTGAAGATACCAGCTCACAGGTAAATAAGTCGATACTCCAACATATTTGTTTAGTAACAAAACATTACACATATTTAGGAAGAATCGCAAGACAAAACAACAGATTCTGACTCAAACGCTCCTCCATCTTTGTCACTATTAGAACtggaaaagcaaaaaaataagttgCTTGAAGAAATCCAAAAGTCAAGTGAAACGTTGCCCTGGGACCAGGGTTCCAGTGACACTACTAACCCTCCTAGCGTCGAAAGTACAAAAGCCGAGGAAAACCGTGACGTGGCACaagataaaaaagaagaaacggATATTAAATCCGTTTGCGGTATTTCACAGGACGTTAAAAACGATTCTCCTCCCACGTCACAGAATTCGGTAAAACACAGCACATTTGGCACCCCTATTTTAAAAAGTGCCTCGCCTTACGTCACACTTCCGAATCCGGACAATTTTATGGTTGGGGTAAGTCCGGTAATTGACTTTGAAAATTTACCAAACTCGACCGGAAAGTACGAACAGATGACGGGGGTACTGCAGAAAGTTCGTAATACGTTAAAGGgattacaaaaaccaaaaacgTAACATCAGGAAACAAATAAGGATGTTGATTTTAATTCATGCCatgtagaaatattttaaaaaggtgtAAAATATCAGCAAGTTCGcataaattttatacaattaataATGTATAGATTCATATATTTTTGTCTGTAATATAATACGGATATTGTACATACACATATTGaaatttaagatattaaaaGTCACTACAATTTATGATTCTTTAGCAAACATTTAGGTgcggtttattttaaataaacgaaattCAAGTGAAAATATATTCTAATTATATGGGGTTCCTACTATTTTATAAGCACAGTATTAGTAAAAAGAATTTGGACAAcaaatttttctaaagaaacttttttcttCGAGTTATAGCatgattttgacaattttctaatataaacaatatcCTACATGTGAAGGTAgacttctttttgtttattatggaaGGTTTCATACTAAGGATGTTTTTCCCTTTTTTAGAAACACATTCCTAGGTCTGATTCATACGTTGCTTCTCCCTGTACAACTAACACCCCATTTGAATTCTTGAAAATaatggttttttcattttatttgacTTCTGATTGTCTGAAGTATTTAAGGTGTGGTGGATGCAGGAGGCAATGTTTACTTTTTGAGGTGCTTTGAACGACATTCAAATTGTAGGGGAACGTGTTGTACCTTGGgtcattttttggttttttatttttatatattctagaaatatatatttacgaAATTTATTCCATACATTAGTTATACTAGCTCTTTGTATACGTAATTTGggttattaaacataattttaactttccagttttttgaaaaatacgtTTTAGCTAGCCCTTAAAAGATGACCCAAGGTACAAATCAGTAGTGTACCTTGGACCAGTATATGTTGTACCTTGGgtcagttataaaaaaaaaggaatggaaacgaatttttaaagatttttattaaatgtcttAAAGACGTACAAAACGTTATTAATCGAATGAATATGTTTGCAAACAAATacttatttaacattaaatccACTAAATTCAACATCAAACTAGAGGTGAGATGATCATGACGTGTAGTTCCGTTTATTTTGTGCGGCTACGGAAGCTTACGTATAATATCACTACGCATAAAACCATAGGTCTCGTTTGagtcatttataaatttattggtGCTTAAAATTCTGCGTAAATATTTGAATTCGTTATGAGTCCCACTATTTAGTATTTCGGCAACATAATAAATGAACGATTTCTTTCCAGCAACTTTCACTAAAACGAAGTCTCCTTGTTGAATATCAAAATCTTCAGATAAGTCGTATATATTTTGgtcatttattaattcttcTTCTCTAGCTACTAAGTCCTCAAATGTTTCTTCATCACTACTTGAAGTTGATCTATCATCATATTTAGCAACgctttttggtacattttttaaaacacgttCTTCAACTGTTCTCTTAGCAACTGCTTGAACTTCCAGATGATGCATTTGCTAAAGTCTTTCTCTTTTTAAGGCCCTCTATTTCATCTTTCTCTGGAGTGTCAGTAAGGATACGTGACTTTCCCCTAGCTCTACCTGACTTCATTTTGCGAGTCGGTGCTTTCGGATAGGGCCGTAACATTTCAGGTTTAATAACATTTCCTGAAGTTCCTCCTTGACGAAAATTTTGAGCCGTGACTTCAGCTTGTTCACCATTTGATTTAACGTTGACTTGTCGTAAACGTCAGTAGACTGATCTAAAGGACGATCAGTCACATATGATGACAAAAACTCGctctcttcaaaaatattttcattgacTGAATAAAGACCATCGTAATGGTTTGTCCAGGATGTATAATCATCCCCTCGCTACATGCGCCTTTATAATAAGTTTTCAAAGACCCAAAAACTGTTCTGTCGATCGGTTGCATTTTGTGACTAGTATGGGGGTGGAACGTAATCGGAATAATGccattttctttgcaaaaatgAATAGCTGGGACATTCACATGAGTAGCGATCGTAAAGGCCTATGGATCCTTTATAATTGAGTAAAATTTGTGTTTTCTGtgtagataaaataaataatgctttTGTGATGGGATTCTTGTGTTGTCTGGCCCTGGCTGGGCTAAGATATTCCCAATTTAGGTTGATAAAAAAGGCTACTCAATTACAcagttttgatttattttaatttatacagtTTTGCCTTTATTGGATTGAGGTACAGGTTTCTTAATATATTCTTAAAACTAAACGAAATAATAAGTACTTCTTAACAGCCCTTGCTATACGATTCTAAACGTCGATGCGTCGCGATCGCACAAGTTGAAGCGGAGAGCTCTGATTGGCCTGTTTGGTCACGTGACATAAACGCGGAGCAGATATTGTCTCGTTTCCTTGTAATTCCATAAAATCTTTGTAGGCCTCCGGAAACCCAGCttctttacaaaatttaacGAGTTTATCATAGGCGACATTTTTAAGATTTCGATTACTGTATTCCTTGCTTTTTATTTGCCAAAGGCATGGATATTCtcggtaaatattaataaaatctgtaaCAGCGTCTTTGCTCCAACAACGACCGTCCAACATAACGCGCTCCAAAAAGAAACAGTTCAACTGGaacaaatatgtatataaaacaaaaacatgatttttttatttcgctCAGTTAAAACCTTACGTGTAAAGACTTGTCGAAAATCGCGCGTGCTTGTTCAGAGAGAATCACGCGTTCAAACCTCTCGGATTTATTTACCTTGAAGGGCCCCATAGACTTCGTTCAATTCGCGCGAATCGGGCCGTACGGGCATGCACGAACGTACCAAGTAGGCAGTGTGTGGAGAGAAAAACGGCGCGGTTTAATGTTCGTGTAAAATCTGTTTCAGTTGATTTTCTGTACGTACCGACAAGAGTGTACGTTCCTCAAATACAGTGTGTGGGCTGGTCCGTCCTCCTTTCAGGCACGCAGTTCATAGTACATAGCCGCACTAAATAGATAGCAACTATTGCGATGACTTCCAAGgaatttttaagtgattttattaatatgtataGGGACTTTCCATGCCTGTGGAAAATTAAATCCAAAGATTACCACAAccgtcaattgaaaaataaagcatatgaagagttagtaaataaattaaaagaagtgaACGAAAATGCGTCAAGAGAaactgttataaaaaaaatagactctCTGCGAGGCAGTTTCCGTAGGGAGCTAAAAAAGATGAAATTATCTCAAAGAAGCGGCGCGGGTGCAGAAGAGGTTTACAAACCCCATCTATGGTATTTTAATATGATGCTATTTTTAATGGACCAAGAAATGCCTCGAGATAGCATATCGAACATGGATGATAGTAGTAGCGAGAACGGCAAGGTAAGAAAATAAACCTTCAACATCTATAACGACCGGATTTATATGTAGTATAAAACTGCAAAATAAATTCGCTtgatattatgttttttgtttttcacgCTGCAAAATAGGCGCAATATGGATTTTATATGCATGTATTTCCTTACAAGATCTAAGTGCTGTAGAATCACAAGATACTTTCGGCAGTCGGCACGGTGATTAAACCCGAGCAAGGACTATACTTAACGTGCCGAAAAGATTCACTAatcaagtaaattaaaaatgctataaatgcataaaaataatctactattattttttttagacaagCAGATTTAGCCCGAGCCTTTCCAtcttcataattattataagtgaTAAACGTACAAATCGTATTTACCTATACGCTTTGGGCTTTGGGAAATTACCGATatgctttgtaattttttaaatttgtcaacCGTTGtcaaatttccataaaaataataaaataaatgtggtAATCAAAGTTAAAGAGAGaccatttttttatgtttgaaaGTATATGCATACCTGTATATGGAATATAATGTAGAAAAACCTATATAGTAGGTATATGTTATAGAAAACACTTAAATTATGTTATATGTATTTTGTAAATACATATAAATCCGGTTTTTACctctaattattaatattataaggagataaaatctgtttaaatataaacagaaaaaatatctataataattattagaacataatatattttaaacatacatTATAAatggcatatttttttaaattacttaagtgtttagtaaacattatttttagatctaaataaatttattttgccaTTGTATAGCCCCTTCATTATTAAAGTAACGCATGAAAGACTCTCGTACATCTTTTGCATTTTCCGATGCATGACgcgaaaaacttttttgaagGTCTGTTAAGGTATTTGGCCCTGGTCTTAGGCCCAACTGGGTTGTACCATTCTCAATATCATCTACATGCTGTAAAATACAACATGCCATTACAATCTTCTCTATGTTTTCCAATTTAACATTAATTGCtttgtgaaaaatttgaaaacgtGCAGCCATAAAACCGAAGACATTTTCGATTATTCTTCGAGACCTGGATAATCTATAATTAAACACTCTGCGATGTGGCGTTAATTCTCGTTGAGCATAGGGTTTCATAAAATCTGGTCTCAAGGTAAAGGCTTCATCTGCAACAAACACAAAAGGTAGTTTCATTTCAGAATTTGTGGGGCTCGAAGGCGGTGGAATTTTCAAGGTGTTTTCAATTAGCTTTTGATAAAAAACTGTGTTCTCAATAACTCCGCCGTCAGAAAGTCTTCTATTGGTgccaaaatcaacaaaaataaactCGTAATTCGCATTAGCAATTGCTAACAGCACCAGGCTATGGAAACccttataattataaaaatacgaTCCGCTGTCTTGTGGTGCCGTGATCTGCACATGCTTTCCATCGACAGCTCCTAAGCAGTTCGGAAAATTCCATCTAGTCTCAAATTGCCTTGCTATTGATGTCCATTCTCTTTCATTTGACggaaactgaaataaaaaaaaattggtatcaTATTTTCatcatataataaaatgtttgtaatatttaaaaaaatatattcggtgtttatttatttattattacaggaTCATGGTAGCGATGAGTCCCCACTTCTATCGCCTGTATCATTAGAGACACAAGCCACCGATGATTCGCTTGATGAAAGCAGAGATAGTTCATCTAAAACATATACCCCTAATACAAGGacttttaaaaaacctaaacaaaGAAATCTTTGCGATAGCGTTTTGCTTCGAGTGCAGCAGGAGTTGGACtcaaagaaagaaaaagatgaaTACGATATTGTTGGGAAAAATGTCGCAAACAAGCTTAGAGGCTTGCCTAAAGAAGTTAGCCTAGtagcagaaaaattaattaccgaCATTCTGTTTGAGGCACAACTTGGTAATATAAATCGCAATACTCGTCTAAATTTGAATAATGCATCTTCTGTAGATCCATCAACATCTACAAACGTTCCTACGAGTAACTATTTCGAAATGTTGCCAGTTACGTCATTCAATTCTCAACAACAATCACTACAAAATACTAGCGCCAGCACGTATTATAGTCAGTTCAACGAATTCTAATGTGtttttattatacctattatgtttgataaaaaatgttatattttattttattgaagaattaTTACTTTTGTTGTAGTTATTttgtgatttaataaaaaatattacttacccTGAAATAGTCCTTTTTTAGTACTGAATATATTGCTGCACAAGTCTCCGGAATAATTTGTCCCAGTGATTGAGGCGAAATTATAACTGAGAACTTTAGATCTTCATAACTTCTACCAGTAGCGATAAATCGCAAAGTAGCTGTAAGCTTTTCGTGAGGACTTATTGCTTCccttaaatgtgtattttgtTTGGCTATTAAAGGCGTTACAAGTTGCAACAGTTCCAAATAGGTTGCCTCGTCCATACGCAAATAGTTATGCCAATCTCCAGGTTCTAATAATAACTCGTTTAATAGATTGATATGAGAAAAGGTCTTCCTTTTTAAAAGCCAATTCTTGCACCACTTTGTacgatttttcttctttttttttactgccAGTACTGCCGCCACTGCTAGGACACACTTTCGAGATATCATTATTCGCGCGTTTTAATTCCACTGACTGAACCGTGCTAATTGTTCGTAGTGTGTGTGAGCTTTAAACTGTTCCAGCCTAGTTTGCGCGATTTTGTACGTACGGGCCGATTCGCGCGAATTGAACGAAGTCTATGGGGCCCTTTACACAGAAACACTTATGCGTGCGATTGATCGTGCATTTCGAAAATCGCACAGTTAAAACTTTCGGTGTAAAGGCCGCTAATGATGAATTAAACTCAGCTGTTATACATCGGTATTTATGGGTCGCACTAGGATAACTATTAACCCTTAACTGACGTGGTGACATTTTGGGACACAAACCACTTTGTGGGGTCCCTGGTACTCCCAACAATTTCTCCCTGGGCAATTTTTTGACAACAGATTACGACGGTTAGAAAcacccttttatattttttgttattttagggtaaaaaggaaaaagaaattcCATAAAGAAAACTTACGAAGaaaatcaactttattttaacGTAAAACAAAAAgggtattctattaaaaaaaaggaatagaaAAACAACATCTTTTTCTAAATGCGTAGGCAACCTTACGCCATGAAAATATTAGGTAACCAGCTACTGTAGCTTTTTCTTTGTAGTATATACCTGCAAAAAAATACTtggttattcaaaaaatatttatacaaaaatctgCAAAGATTATTTaccgtgatttttttttcatttatccacTTTCATCGACATCAACGAGGCAGTTTTGGCATATTTTCCTACAACATTGCAGGCAGATtggttttttgcattttgtgcATAAATAAGAAGTCTTTCTCCGTAATCTAATCTATATCGTTTCTAGGTAAAACTTCTGGCTCTTCGTCGTTCTGTGGTTCAGCTGCAATTCCTAGTACTTTTTTGATACTCTCTCTTAAATGGCTTGGTAGACGAGGATTGGCGGCTCTTTTATTAAGAAGAGGAACATATAGTTGTTTAGCCAGGAGTTTTagaaattaaagtctttatAACACCTGCCTGTTTTTAAGAGATTGCTGAATTATATATGCATTCAATCCACTCATATCgataattttatagaatatcGCCATTAGCCATCGTCTTGTACGTCTGCTACACGAATACTTGGAACATTTTTCGTCCACGGCATCCACACCTTCGTGTTgttataagatttatttatttcctgcAATCCTGTATTTGGGTTAACGTTTTTAGTGTGGTGCATGGATGAAAGGAGGACAACAGCTTTGCCCTTCTTCGGTACGATCGATAATAAAGTTGTTGATTTGGTAAAGCTATAGAGACATGACCCTACTTTTCTTGTTCTGGAATTTAGGAGGTACTTCacgcttattttttttagtataccAACGTACTTGAGTttgttctttaataaaatatccactagTTCAATTGAACCGTACCAGTTGTCGCCGGTGACATTCCTGTTGGTCTCAAAGATTGGTTTACAAAGGCGAACAACGTAGGAATAGCCAGCTTCTTCTCTTCATCAGTCAAGTACTCTTAAGTGTCGCTACGTTTACCACAATATACGAGtatatacactatcggacaaaagtagagcaacaaagttcaattttattcatgtttgaattaaaaaaaaatttgggttGTGATTTTTCGCTAAGCTTAATGTCACACTATCCTTACACTGAAAGTAATATTTGGTGTACGTGAAAGTAATATTGGATAACATTTTGGTgtacttttaatcattttaagaacggtaaatattaatgattataaaaattgataagaatGGGGGCGACAAAATTAGATcaacaaattgtatttaacagtattttattttactttagttcaacaaaaaatatttaacacatttaacaacaaaaacaattgaaagtaATACATTAGTAATGGATAGAAtatccattattattaattacttgctGACGAACGACGTGGCATTGAAGCAATCAACTTCTGAATGACATTTTCGGGAACACTTTTCCAAActtcactaattttatttattaaggattgtttatttggaaatatttggGTACGAATACGACGGTCTACTTCTTCCCAGAGATTCTCAATAGGGTTAAGATCTGTGGATTGTGCTAGCCACTGTAAAACACGAACATTATTTTCCCGAAACCACTGTTGAACAACTTGTGAAGAATGTTATggatcgttgtcctgttgaaGAATAAAACGCAATGGCATTTCCCATTCTGCATAAGGAATCATAACATTCTGCATGATATCCCTATAAACAAATCGGTCCatcgtatcattaataaagtgcaTAGGGCCTACCCCATGTTATTCCATGAAAAACAACCCCATAAAAATACACTACCTTTACCATGCTTAATTGTAGGTGTTACGTATTTATGATTAAACCTTGTATTGGTCGCCTCACACGCCTCATTCCatcagaattgaatattttgtagcGCGTTTCATTACTgaatagaacttttttccagtcattgACGGTCCAGTTTAAATGCCGGCGTGCAAATGCCAACCTTGCTGCTCTATTTCTTATTGAAACTAACGGCTTTTTAGCTGGACGTCTACTAAATAACTTTGCGTTTACTAACCTTCTTTGTACTGTTCGTATACCAACCTTAATTTCTGGAATTTCGGACTTCCAAGGATCATTTTGGGGAATCCTTTTAATGCGTCTGTCAGTCATTACTGATGTTTTCCTTGGCCTTCCCGATTTTGGCAACTTCTCTAAATGTCCCCTCTCATTATACgaatatattattttggacACAGTGTACCGGGGTAACTCAAACTGTCTTGAAATATTGGCTTGTTTGTTACCTTCCATGAATCCATTCACAACTCTTTGCTTCAAGTCTTTTGAAATTGTAATACCTCTCGGCGTGATTAATCTTACacagaaatgttaaaaaaaacataacaatcACCTTACACAATTATTTTGTCcctttgcaaatatttctggaagtgttgctctacttttgtccgatagtgtaggTGCTGTACATATAATGAGTTCTGGCATCAGCTAAGCATTGCACCTTCACTccatattttttaggtttactGGGTATGTCAGATGCATGAGAATTCCTACTTTTGTTGAAACAGGATGATTGGGATTGTAGTGTTGGTTTGCGATAGGACTGATATTCTTAGGCGTTTATTGTTGTTCTTCACAAGAACATCTATAAAGGGCAGTGCTGACTCTTAAGTTATTGATGTGCTCCAGAAGGTTTGCTAGCTCTGTATTGCTTTTGTCCCAAAAATAAATGTGTCATTGACATCACAAAGCCACACCTTGGGCTTGGATTGAGCTGTCCTTATAGTGTGCTCCTCGCCTATGTTggcaatttaaaataaggacAATGGAAGTTggaaaattagattttactacTTTTTTGGGATAGACTTCTTAACTACCGGCTTTGCTTTGATGGAAGAGTCCTGCAAGGGTAAGTTATTTCCATAGTGAATGTGTTAATATAAgaagcaaatataaaaaatctatgttTTCACGTCACTGTCAAATTTTACTACagcagtaaattaatttatagattCCAATATTTTAGTTTTCCATATCGTCAAAAAATTGCGTAAATGAACTATATTGCTCTTCCTCTTGACGATGTCCTGGTCCAAGGTCTCTCTTGCAGTTTTACAGAATCTTTGCTGGAGTAACTCTGAGGGAATTGGATTTTTGCAGGCCGTCCACTTTGATTGATCGTCTTTGGTACCCAAGTGGACGGTACCGGTTTAACAGGTTTTAAATACAATCCCCGCTTCTCAatatttttgcaagtttttaaaCGTTCTCCAAGGTTTTTCCCAAACAGTCCATCGGTATTAAAATGTCAGTATCAATGAATCTCTACCGATTACGGAGTATTTATGATGATGGTCTAAAAGTGGTCTGCTAGCATCACTAGATAATTCAATGTAGAAGTGCGCCTcaaatgttataataaaaagCACATACATAG includes these proteins:
- the LOC126746561 gene encoding putative nuclease HARBI1, with amino-acid sequence MISRKCVLAVAAVLAVKKKKKNRTKWCKNWLLKRKTFSHINLLNELLLEPGDWHNYLRMDEATYLELLQLVTPLIAKQNTHLREAISPHEKLTATLRFIATGRSYEDLKFSVIISPQSLGQIIPETCAAIYSVLKKDYFRFPSNEREWTSIARQFETRWNFPNCLGAVDGKHVQITAPQDSGSYFYNYKGFHSLVLLAIANANYEFIFVDFGTNRRLSDGGVIENTVFYQKLIENTLKIPPPSSPTNSEMKLPFVFVADEAFTLRPDFMKPYAQRELTPHRRVFNYRLSRSRRIIENVFGFMAARFQIFHKAINVKLENIEKIVMACCILQHVDDIENGTTQLGLRPGPNTLTDLQKSFSRHASENAKDVRESFMRYFNNEGAIQWQNKFI